Proteins encoded by one window of Chryseobacterium aquaeductus:
- a CDS encoding (Fe-S)-binding protein — translation MQYLDNIIFLILLVAGFGLFAKSLFKIYRNIRLGREINRSDRKAERWETMARVAMGQSRMVKRPVAGILHLFVYVGFVIINIELIEIVVDGIFGTHRFLATIFGHTFYNIFTATLEVLAILVVIGVVLFFIRRNFYGVKRLTMKELFGWPKNDANWILIIEFALMVAFFTMNASDLVLQQRGIFAEHGSFPISEVLISPLFGGFGDSILIATERAAWWFHFVGILFFMNYLYYSKHLHIILAFPSTWYANLDLYGKFSNLDSVTAEIKLMMDPNSDPYAAPAEGDVAEAPSKFGAEDVFDLNQVQLLNAYSCTECGRCTSVCPANITGKKLSPRLILMKTRDRLEEVGRNIDKNGKFEDDGKKLLNDYITKEELWACTTCNACTEACPVLLDPLSIIFEMRRFLVMEQSAAPQELNLMMTNVENNAAPWQYNQADRLNWAKD, via the coding sequence CAGGTTTTGGGTTATTCGCAAAAAGCCTTTTTAAAATCTATAGAAATATCAGATTAGGAAGAGAAATCAATCGAAGTGACAGAAAAGCTGAGCGTTGGGAAACCATGGCTCGTGTTGCGATGGGACAGAGTAGAATGGTGAAAAGACCTGTAGCAGGAATTCTTCACCTTTTTGTGTATGTAGGTTTTGTGATCATTAACATAGAATTGATTGAAATTGTTGTAGATGGGATCTTCGGTACACACCGATTCCTTGCAACAATTTTCGGACATACTTTCTATAATATTTTCACAGCAACACTTGAAGTTTTAGCAATTCTTGTAGTCATTGGTGTAGTATTGTTTTTCATCAGAAGAAATTTCTACGGAGTTAAAAGATTAACTATGAAAGAACTTTTCGGATGGCCAAAAAACGATGCCAACTGGATTTTGATTATTGAATTTGCTTTAATGGTAGCTTTCTTTACCATGAACGCCTCAGATTTAGTTTTGCAACAGAGAGGAATTTTTGCAGAACATGGAAGTTTTCCTATCAGCGAAGTTTTAATTTCTCCTTTGTTCGGAGGTTTTGGTGATAGCATTTTGATTGCTACTGAAAGAGCTGCGTGGTGGTTTCACTTTGTGGGAATTTTGTTCTTTATGAATTATCTTTATTATTCTAAACATTTACACATTATTTTGGCATTCCCAAGTACTTGGTACGCCAACTTAGATTTATACGGAAAGTTTAGTAATTTAGATTCAGTTACGGCTGAAATTAAACTAATGATGGATCCGAATTCAGATCCTTATGCCGCTCCGGCTGAAGGTGATGTTGCGGAAGCGCCTTCGAAATTTGGTGCAGAAGATGTTTTTGATCTGAATCAGGTTCAATTACTTAATGCATATTCATGTACAGAATGTGGACGTTGTACTTCGGTTTGTCCGGCAAATATTACAGGTAAAAAATTGTCTCCAAGATTAATTTTGATGAAAACCAGAGATCGTCTGGAAGAAGTCGGAAGAAATATCGATAAAAACGGAAAGTTTGAAGATGATGGTAAAAAATTGCTCAACGATTATATCACAAAAGAAGAACTTTGGGCTTGTACTACTTGTAACGCATGTACAGAAGCTTGTCCGGTATTGCTAGATCCACTTTCAATCATTTTCGAAATGAGAAGATTTTTGGTGATGGAACAGTCAGCAGCTCCGCAAGAATTAAATCTGATGATGACCAATGTGGAAAATAATGCTGCACCATGGCAATATAATCAGGCAGATCGTTTAAATTGGGCAAAAGATTAA
- a CDS encoding (Fe-S)-binding protein, with amino-acid sequence MDFTIKTMAEYAAEGKSPEVLFWVGCAGSFDDRAKKITKAFCKILNKIGVEFAVLGQEESCTGDPAKRAGNEFVFQMMAMTNIEVLNAYEVKKIVTACPHCFNTLKNEYPSLGGNFEVIHHTQFLKQLMNEGRLKIEGGAFKGKKITFHDPCYLGRANGEYEAPRMLLEKLDAELVEMKRCKTNGLCCGAGGAQMFKEPEKGNKDVNIERTEEALSFEPKIIATGCPFCNTMLTDGVKHFNKNNEVEVKDIVELLAEAEDL; translated from the coding sequence ATGGATTTCACTATAAAAACAATGGCAGAGTATGCTGCCGAAGGAAAATCACCCGAAGTTTTGTTTTGGGTTGGCTGCGCCGGAAGTTTTGACGATAGAGCCAAAAAAATCACTAAGGCTTTTTGTAAAATTCTGAATAAAATCGGGGTTGAATTTGCCGTTCTCGGTCAGGAAGAAAGCTGTACTGGAGATCCCGCAAAACGTGCCGGAAACGAGTTTGTTTTCCAGATGATGGCAATGACGAATATTGAAGTTCTGAATGCTTATGAAGTTAAGAAAATCGTAACAGCTTGTCCACACTGTTTCAATACATTGAAAAACGAATATCCAAGTTTAGGAGGAAATTTCGAAGTCATACATCACACGCAATTTTTAAAACAATTGATGAATGAAGGACGATTGAAGATTGAAGGTGGAGCTTTTAAAGGCAAAAAAATCACGTTTCACGATCCTTGTTATCTTGGAAGAGCAAACGGTGAATATGAAGCACCAAGAATGCTTCTTGAAAAACTGGATGCAGAATTGGTAGAAATGAAACGCTGTAAAACCAACGGTCTTTGTTGTGGAGCAGGTGGCGCACAAATGTTTAAAGAACCCGAAAAAGGTAATAAAGATGTGAACATTGAGAGAACAGAGGAGGCTCTGTCTTTTGAACCGAAAATTATTGCTACCGGTTGTCCGTTTTGTAATACCATGCTGACAGACGGAGTAAAGCATTTTAATAAAAACAACGAAGTAGAAGTAAAAGATATTGTAGAACTTTTGGCTGAGGCTGAGGATTTATAA
- a CDS encoding glycosyltransferase — translation MSKILFLTTAHNYNDDRIFYHQAKELKTRGYDVKITSLYSDYQGKIDGIEIESYAILNKSSREKIRVFQKICESYQPDCIICSEPLTVIAAKKFSKIKKASIIYDITEWYPSMRMVKNYSYPLKIIHALKFFLIQLYAGFLSKSYIFGEVTKKFPLAYFFPWKKSIVLPYYPDNIYIEKNFKQLKPNEIKLCYSGSFSKEKGIENFFNVADSLRKLRPELKVDLLLIGGVKSSEDELYFSKLLTKYSWENITIQKPVSFSKFSQSYADADVCFDLRPVNIENDHCLPIKLFYYIASGKPVIYSNLKAIREHLKDFNFGYLVNPDESEETAKYILSYVDDHHLYNQHAYNARKAFEKHYNWEIISKNFISFIKNSYKSK, via the coding sequence ATGTCTAAAATACTTTTTTTAACAACAGCCCACAATTACAATGATGACAGAATTTTTTATCATCAAGCGAAAGAATTAAAAACCCGGGGTTACGACGTTAAAATCACCAGTCTATACTCAGATTATCAAGGCAAAATTGACGGGATCGAGATTGAATCTTATGCAATATTAAATAAATCCAGCAGAGAGAAAATACGTGTTTTTCAAAAAATTTGTGAATCTTATCAACCAGATTGCATTATTTGCTCAGAGCCGCTGACTGTGATAGCTGCTAAAAAATTTAGCAAGATAAAAAAGGCAAGTATAATTTACGATATTACAGAATGGTATCCTTCGATGAGAATGGTGAAAAATTACTCTTATCCCCTTAAAATTATTCATGCGTTGAAATTTTTCTTGATTCAACTTTATGCAGGATTTTTGAGTAAAAGTTATATTTTCGGTGAAGTCACAAAGAAATTTCCTTTAGCTTATTTTTTTCCTTGGAAAAAAAGTATTGTTCTTCCCTACTATCCTGATAACATTTATATAGAAAAGAATTTTAAGCAACTTAAACCGAATGAAATCAAATTATGCTATTCAGGATCGTTTTCGAAAGAAAAAGGAATAGAAAATTTTTTTAATGTTGCAGACAGTTTGCGTAAACTAAGACCGGAACTAAAAGTTGATCTGCTTTTGATTGGAGGTGTCAAGAGTTCTGAGGACGAGTTGTATTTTTCAAAATTACTCACCAAATATTCATGGGAAAATATTACGATTCAAAAACCTGTTTCTTTCAGTAAATTTTCTCAATCATATGCTGATGCAGATGTATGCTTTGATTTAAGACCTGTAAACATAGAAAATGACCATTGTCTTCCCATTAAGCTTTTTTATTATATAGCATCAGGTAAACCGGTAATTTACAGCAATCTTAAAGCAATCAGAGAACATTTGAAAGATTTTAATTTTGGATATTTAGTAAATCCTGATGAGTCTGAAGAGACAGCGAAATATATACTATCGTATGTTGATGATCATCATCTTTATAATCAACATGCTTACAATGCGCGAAAAGCATTTGAAAAACATTACAATTGGGAAATTATAAGCAAAAATTTTATTAGCTTTATAAAAAACTCATACAAATCAAAATGA
- a CDS encoding lipopolysaccharide biosynthesis protein produces the protein MNQLSVVQTFISRFFILLLSFALVIFSTNMWGSEGKGVISIVVANSAIIGFFSNIFAGSSISYFTSKYQTEKVLLYAYLWSVIIGIVGPVISCALFFESKYLVYLIGISVLFSLLSANINLFIGKRDIKKYNLYTILQQLIHILFIIVLIYFLNEKSVEVYFIAQICCYGFLFLLSSYGILKHLNLNQISFSKEIIFSIFTYGWKSQLSAFIQFLNYRLSFYFLEYYIGISYVGIFSIGVVFSEAIWTVSRSLAVVLYSDLLNNTNTEDIISKTKISLKITFLVTLFFIIGIIFVPNQFYIFIFGKDFYQTKDIILLLSPGILAIAVSNIIGFYFAGKNKLGILNLKSIFGLAITISFSIYAVPRWGILGACVVTTLSYCASSSLLFWKFYQLTKFRMSDYFISKTEINTVLNKFLKK, from the coding sequence ATGAATCAACTTTCTGTTGTTCAAACCTTCATTTCCCGGTTTTTTATTTTATTACTAAGTTTTGCGTTGGTAATATTTTCTACAAATATGTGGGGAAGTGAGGGAAAGGGTGTTATTTCCATTGTGGTGGCAAATTCTGCTATTATTGGGTTCTTCAGTAATATTTTTGCAGGAAGCAGTATTTCTTATTTCACATCTAAATATCAAACAGAGAAAGTTTTATTATATGCTTATCTATGGTCTGTCATCATCGGCATTGTTGGCCCGGTTATTTCCTGTGCTTTATTTTTCGAATCGAAGTATTTAGTGTATTTGATTGGGATTTCGGTTTTGTTTTCATTACTTTCTGCGAATATCAATTTGTTTATTGGGAAACGAGATATTAAAAAATATAACCTTTATACCATCCTCCAACAGCTTATTCATATTCTGTTTATCATTGTATTGATTTATTTTTTAAATGAAAAGTCTGTTGAAGTATATTTTATTGCGCAAATCTGTTGTTACGGATTTCTGTTTCTCTTAAGTTCTTATGGGATATTAAAGCATTTAAATTTAAATCAAATTTCCTTTTCTAAGGAGATCATTTTTTCAATATTTACTTACGGTTGGAAATCACAACTCAGTGCTTTCATTCAGTTTTTAAATTACCGTCTTTCCTTTTATTTCTTAGAATATTACATCGGCATTTCATACGTAGGGATCTTTTCAATAGGAGTTGTTTTCTCAGAAGCGATCTGGACGGTGAGCCGCAGTTTGGCTGTAGTTCTTTATTCAGATCTTTTGAATAACACTAATACAGAAGATATAATTTCTAAAACTAAAATATCTCTTAAAATCACTTTTTTAGTTACTCTGTTTTTTATTATAGGTATCATTTTCGTTCCCAATCAATTTTATATATTTATTTTCGGAAAAGATTTTTATCAGACCAAAGATATTATCTTGCTTTTATCGCCCGGAATTTTAGCAATTGCAGTAAGTAACATTATAGGATTTTACTTTGCTGGAAAAAATAAACTTGGAATTTTGAATCTCAAATCGATTTTTGGTTTAGCAATCACAATAAGTTTTTCTATTTATGCTGTTCCTAGATGGGGAATATTAGGAGCATGCGTTGTTACCACATTATCCTACTGTGCATCTTCAAGTTTGCTTTTCTGGAAATTTTATCAGTTAACTAAATTTAGAATGAGCGATTATTTCATATCAAAAACAGAAATTAATACAGTTTTGAATAAGTTTTTAAAGAAATAG
- the serS gene encoding serine--tRNA ligase, with amino-acid sequence MLQVNFLRENKERVLEGLQKRQFKNLELVDEAIVTDEERKKIQFELDSQLSEINKISKEIGILMKDGKKEEAEASKSKTAQYKESSAELKSQLEVIEKKLLDILYQIPNVPYQLVKAGVSADDNEIIFQSHDVEGLGEGAIPHWELAKKYNLIDFELGVKIAGAGFPVYFGKGARLQRALVQYFLDKNVDAGYLEVNPPHVVNEASGYGTGQLPDKEGQMYYINADELYLIPTAEVPVTNLYRDVLLDEKDLPIKNTAFSQCYRREAGSYGAHVRGLNRLHQFEKVEIVRLEKPENSYAVLEEMVEHIKEILTDLELPYRVLRLCGGDTGFASAMTYDFEVWSAAQEKWLEVSSVSNFETFQANRLKCRYKVDGKTQLVHTLNGSAMALPRIMAALLENNQTEEGIKLPKKIAEYAKFDLIN; translated from the coding sequence ATGTTACAAGTCAATTTTTTGCGCGAGAACAAAGAACGCGTTTTAGAAGGTCTTCAAAAAAGACAATTCAAAAATCTTGAGTTGGTAGACGAGGCAATCGTTACTGACGAAGAAAGAAAAAAAATTCAGTTTGAATTAGATTCCCAACTTTCAGAGATCAATAAAATCTCCAAAGAGATCGGAATTTTAATGAAAGATGGAAAAAAGGAAGAAGCTGAAGCATCAAAATCTAAAACAGCACAATATAAAGAATCGAGCGCCGAATTGAAGTCTCAGTTGGAAGTGATCGAAAAGAAATTATTGGATATTCTGTATCAAATTCCAAATGTACCTTACCAATTGGTAAAAGCGGGAGTTTCTGCAGATGATAACGAAATTATTTTTCAGTCTCACGATGTTGAAGGTTTGGGTGAAGGTGCAATTCCACATTGGGAACTGGCAAAAAAATACAACTTGATTGATTTTGAATTGGGCGTAAAAATCGCCGGAGCTGGTTTTCCGGTTTACTTTGGAAAAGGAGCGAGATTACAAAGAGCTTTGGTTCAGTATTTTTTAGATAAAAATGTAGATGCAGGTTATCTGGAAGTTAATCCGCCTCATGTTGTGAATGAAGCTTCGGGATACGGAACCGGACAATTGCCAGATAAAGAAGGGCAAATGTATTATATCAATGCAGACGAATTGTATTTGATTCCAACAGCTGAAGTTCCGGTAACGAATTTGTACCGTGATGTTTTGTTGGATGAAAAAGATCTTCCGATTAAAAATACAGCATTTTCTCAATGTTACAGAAGAGAAGCTGGAAGTTACGGAGCTCATGTGAGAGGGCTCAACCGTCTTCACCAATTTGAAAAAGTAGAAATTGTAAGATTAGAAAAGCCTGAAAATTCTTATGCTGTTTTGGAAGAGATGGTAGAACACATCAAAGAAATTTTGACAGATCTTGAATTGCCATACAGAGTTTTAAGATTATGTGGTGGCGATACAGGTTTTGCTTCTGCAATGACGTATGATTTTGAAGTGTGGAGCGCTGCTCAGGAAAAATGGTTGGAAGTAAGTTCGGTTTCCAATTTTGAAACGTTTCAGGCAAACAGATTGAAGTGTCGTTATAAAGTTGACGGAAAAACTCAGTTGGTTCATACTTTGAACGGTTCTGCAATGGCGTTGCCGAGAATTATGGCTGCGTTGCTTGAAAATAATCAAACAGAAGAAGGAATTAAACTTCCGAAGAAAATCGCGGAGTATGCAAAGTTTGATTTGATTAATTAA
- a CDS encoding sulfite exporter TauE/SafE family protein, producing the protein MEIALVVSAIALGFASGFHCIGMCGPIALSMGLTKKQATNFYLQNLTYQFGRIFTYSLLGGMLGIIGEGFEMAGFQQYLTIAVGILLIIMALFSFGGKDFASKIPFLSKFLFSVKSNLGKLLQKADYRSRFTTGILNGFLPCGMVYMALTASLAAGGIWQGASYMALFGLGTLPFMFTVVLVGNLMNQAFRLKILKAVPFIMIILGGLFILRGLELGIPYISPRAEAMTISKDNKGECHLPGDHRTHPHSANCH; encoded by the coding sequence ATGGAAATAGCACTGGTAGTATCGGCGATTGCTTTAGGCTTTGCTTCCGGTTTTCACTGCATTGGAATGTGCGGTCCAATTGCTCTGTCGATGGGATTAACCAAAAAACAGGCGACGAATTTCTATCTTCAAAATTTAACGTATCAATTTGGACGAATTTTCACCTATTCGTTATTAGGCGGAATGTTAGGAATCATTGGCGAAGGTTTTGAAATGGCAGGTTTTCAGCAGTATCTTACCATTGCTGTCGGAATATTGCTAATCATTATGGCTTTATTTTCATTTGGAGGAAAAGATTTTGCTTCAAAAATTCCTTTTTTATCTAAATTTTTATTTTCCGTAAAGTCAAACTTAGGAAAACTGCTGCAGAAAGCAGATTACCGCTCAAGATTTACGACAGGTATTCTTAACGGATTTCTTCCATGCGGAATGGTTTACATGGCATTAACTGCAAGTTTAGCCGCTGGTGGAATTTGGCAGGGAGCTTCATATATGGCTTTATTTGGTTTGGGAACACTTCCATTCATGTTTACCGTAGTTTTAGTTGGAAATCTGATGAATCAGGCTTTCAGGCTAAAAATTTTAAAAGCAGTTCCTTTCATCATGATAATCCTTGGCGGATTATTTATTCTAAGAGGATTGGAACTAGGAATTCCTTACATTTCGCCAAGAGCTGAAGCGATGACGATTTCTAAAGACAATAAAGGAGAATGTCATTTGCCGGGAGATCATAGAACACATCCGCATAGTGCGAATTGCCATTGA
- a CDS encoding FixH family protein: protein MKNFTWGHGIILALASFIIFILSMLFLFPNGQKNSEMVTDKYYEEELEYQSVIDAKRRADTIKVKPAFSQNAEGITMTFPKNINNANSNIKFVLNRSDDQNLDIKRSEQLDANQSFTIPAKVLTKGNYTLRLMWTTNKTDYRLDYDVIWK, encoded by the coding sequence ATGAAAAATTTCACTTGGGGACACGGTATTATTTTAGCCCTTGCCTCTTTTATTATATTTATTTTATCGATGCTATTTCTTTTTCCAAACGGGCAAAAAAACTCGGAGATGGTTACTGATAAATATTATGAAGAAGAACTTGAATATCAATCTGTAATAGATGCCAAAAGAAGAGCAGATACCATAAAGGTGAAGCCTGCATTTTCTCAAAATGCGGAAGGAATAACAATGACTTTCCCGAAAAATATCAACAACGCAAATTCTAATATTAAATTTGTACTTAACAGATCAGACGATCAGAATTTAGATATCAAAAGATCTGAGCAACTAGACGCCAATCAGTCATTCACGATTCCTGCAAAGGTTTTAACCAAAGGCAATTATACATTACGATTGATGTGGACTACCAACAAAACAGACTACCGACTTGATTATGATGTGATATGGAAATAG
- the ccoG gene encoding cytochrome c oxidase accessory protein CcoG, with product MSDKEEDILRGGQGQVLDPETYRDSIGTMEQSGKRKWVFPKKPKGKYTNYRDIVSYFLLIVYFTVPFIKINGNPFFLFNVIDREFFIVGQPFYPQDFFILTLGAIASLLFIIIFTIAFGRIFCGWICPQTIFMESIFRKIEYLIEGDRNKQMKLDRQEWNSEKIWKRSLKWFVYAVISLIITHFMFMYIVGYEQVLAIVSDGPFAHPTNFIVMILFTAAFYFVFAWFREQVCTLVCPYGRLQGVLIDKETINVFYDFNRGENRSKWRKGEDRKAAGKGDCIDCYQCVVVCPTGIDIRDGQQLECINCTACIDACDEVMEKVGLPKGLVRYASEKEIETGAPYKFTGRMKGFAVVLVFLAGFLGFLLSSRGDMEAKFIKPAGSTFFVREGKITNTYNYTFLNKTNDKKIVTIKVIEPAKGEISYSASSKITVQRDKITKGTINISFPENAMKLSKQNITIGVYDMNGELVDSYQTYFEGPFKLQF from the coding sequence ATGTCAGATAAAGAAGAAGATATTCTGCGTGGCGGGCAAGGGCAGGTTTTAGATCCCGAAACCTATCGAGACTCTATCGGTACCATGGAACAATCCGGAAAGAGAAAATGGGTTTTTCCAAAAAAACCAAAAGGCAAATACACCAATTACAGAGACATCGTAAGTTACTTCTTACTGATCGTCTACTTTACAGTACCGTTTATTAAAATCAATGGCAATCCGTTTTTTTTATTTAATGTTATCGATAGAGAGTTTTTCATTGTTGGGCAGCCATTCTATCCTCAAGATTTTTTTATCCTTACTCTGGGAGCCATCGCTTCTCTTTTGTTCATTATTATTTTTACGATTGCATTCGGAAGGATTTTCTGCGGGTGGATATGCCCTCAGACAATTTTTATGGAATCTATATTTCGTAAAATTGAATATCTGATCGAAGGAGACCGAAATAAGCAGATGAAGCTTGACAGACAAGAATGGAATAGCGAAAAAATCTGGAAAAGAAGTCTAAAATGGTTTGTGTACGCCGTGATTTCGTTAATCATTACGCACTTTATGTTTATGTACATCGTGGGTTATGAGCAGGTACTTGCAATCGTTTCTGACGGACCGTTTGCCCATCCTACCAACTTCATCGTGATGATTCTTTTTACCGCAGCATTCTATTTTGTTTTTGCGTGGTTCAGAGAGCAGGTTTGTACATTGGTTTGTCCATACGGAAGATTACAAGGTGTTTTGATTGATAAAGAAACCATCAATGTCTTTTATGATTTCAACCGCGGAGAAAACCGTTCAAAATGGAGAAAAGGTGAAGATCGAAAAGCTGCCGGAAAAGGCGATTGCATAGATTGCTACCAATGTGTGGTTGTGTGCCCAACAGGAATTGACATCAGAGACGGGCAGCAATTAGAATGTATCAACTGTACAGCGTGTATCGACGCTTGTGATGAAGTGATGGAGAAAGTAGGTTTACCGAAAGGTTTGGTACGTTACGCATCAGAAAAAGAGATCGAAACCGGAGCTCCGTACAAATTTACAGGAAGAATGAAAGGTTTTGCTGTTGTTTTGGTTTTCCTGGCAGGGTTTTTAGGGTTTCTACTATCAAGCCGAGGTGATATGGAGGCTAAATTCATCAAGCCTGCAGGAAGTACCTTCTTCGTAAGAGAAGGAAAAATTACCAACACTTACAACTATACTTTTCTTAATAAAACCAACGACAAAAAAATCGTTACCATTAAGGTGATCGAGCCTGCAAAGGGAGAAATAAGCTACAGTGCATCAAGCAAAATTACAGTGCAAAGAGATAAAATTACCAAAGGAACCATCAACATCAGTTTCCCGGAAAATGCTATGAAATTATCTAAACAGAACATCACGATCGGTGTTTATGATATGAACGGTGAATTGGTGGATTCTTATCAGACTTATTTCGAAGGTCCGTTTAAATTACAATTTTAA